A single Ascochyta rabiei chromosome 4, complete sequence DNA region contains:
- a CDS encoding 1,2-dihydroxy-3-keto-5-methylthiopentene dioxygenase, protein MDFDTASQSLSPGTALRNPDLRLPATCEPPSESNPPKRAVWIVFGATGHIGRSLVRTILAHGDQCTAVGWTHENTPEQMQEWQDRRCLGLLCDVRVRETVGHVLTKSLEHWGKMDIIVNSTGYGVIGACEDQDDYDLRNQFSTNFLGTLHIIQLSLPYLRQQNAGRYLIFSSTAGSLGVPGLGPYCATKYAVEGLIESMLYEIDAFNIKATLVEPGHVRLDEPDDNVVPSSYPITPRAGPPKPKRYGHFSVKPNPSEPYANLTSPAQHARRMVQWLNDRQPVSAVKSAELVWQLGHCSFPPLRLILGSYAVDSIRDRLRSITEEVNAHNFETCRGIAANAIQIEDWKHLSFQVTATDEDATSEKAISEKGRAGDDEQDEYNE, encoded by the exons ATGGACTTTGATACGGCCAGCCAGAGCCTCTCACCAGGCACCGCCCTCCGGAACCCTGACCTGCGACTGCCCGCCACCTGCGAGCCCCCGTCTGAGAGCAATCCACCGAAGCGCGCAGTATGGATT GTCTTCGGAGCTACCGGCCATATTGGTCGTTCTCTCGTTCGTACCATTCTAGCCCACGGCGACCAGTGCACTGCTGTCGGCTGGACGCATGAAAACACACCTGAGCAGATGCAGGAGTGGCAGGATCGCCGCTGCTTGGGATTGTTGTGTGATGTGAGAGTAAGAGAGACTGTCGGCCACGTGTTGACGAAGAGCCTCGAGCACTGGGGCAAGATGGATATCATTGTGAACAGCACAGGATACGGTGTCATTGGCGCGTGCGAAGACCAAGATGACTACGACTTGCGCAACCAGTTCAGCACCAATTTCCTCGGTACCCTCCACATCATCCAGCTGTCCCTTCCCTATCTCCGCCAGCAGAATGCCGGTCGCTATCTCATCTTTTCTTCCACCGCCGGATCTCTGGGTGTTCCCGGACTTGGGCCGTATTGCGCAACCAAGTATGCTGTCGAAGGCTTGATCGAGTCCATGCTGTACGAAATCGACGCCTTCAATATCAAGGCTACGCTCGTTGAGCCTGGCCATGTTAGACTGGACGAACCAGACGACAATGTCGTTCCCTCCAGCTATCCTATCACGCCTCGTGCAGGGCCTCCAAAGCCCAAACGGTACGGTCACTTTTCGGTGAAGCCAAATCCAAGCGAGCCGTATGCAAACTTGACGAGTCCTGCTCAGCATGCAAGACGAATGGTGCAGTGGCTGAACGACAGGCAACCCGTAAGCGCTGTGAAAAGCGCAGAGCTCGTGTGGCAGTTGGGTCACTGCAGCTTTCCACCCTTGAGATTGATCCTGGGCAGCTACGCTGTTGATAGCATTCGCGATCGTCTGAGGAGTATCACGGAAGAGGTAAATGCGCACAACTTCGAAACGTGTCGAGGAATCGCTGCTAATGCCATTCAGATCGAGGACTGGAAGCACCTGTCGTTCCAAGTCACCGCTACAGATGAAGATGCTACTTCGGAAAAAGCCATTTCAGAGAAGGGCAGAGCTGGAGATGATGAGCAAGACGAATACAACGAATGA
- a CDS encoding dTDP-glucose 4,6-dehydratase yields MVALRSGYELEQASAARRNSELVELDAVDVLCHGTANNTSMQPSLYNGTSTAAVTQPGYTNETSASFHTPRHDSNSELNEINPHHEEAGAAEPEFSLPPVDGGKDAWLFLFSAFVLEILVWGFPFAYGIFQEYYSSHPPFEGSRNIALIGTCAMGLMYLSAPLVFGLLAWYPRARRSCIMVGLIIMCLSLGLSSLSTTVPHLIASQGVFYAIGGAMCYSPAITFMDE; encoded by the exons ATGGTCGCCCTTCGCTCAGGCTACGAACTCGAACAGGCGTCAGCCGCACGTCGGAATTCCGAACTCGTCGAACTCGATGCTGTCGACGTCCTTTGTCACGGGACGGCGAACAACACGTCTATGCAGCCGTCGCTGTACAACGGTACATCTACCGCCGCGGTTACGCAGCCAGGTTACACAAACGAGACGTCGGCTTCGTTTCACACGCCCCGTCACGATTCCAACAGCGAGCTCAATGAAATCAACCCGCACCACGAGGAAGCCGGGGCAGCTGAGCCGGAGTTCTCGCTGCCACCAGTCGACGGAGGGAAAGATGCATGGCTGTTCTTGTTCTCGGCATTTGTCTTGGAGATTCTAGTCTGGG GCTTCCCCTTTGCGTACGGCATCTTTCAGGAATACTACTCGTCGCACCCGCCCTTTGAAGGATCGCGTAACATCGCCCTGATCGGTACCTGCGCCATGGGACTCATGTATCTCTCTGCTCCGCTGGTTTTTGGCCTGCTGGCGTGGTATCCAAGGGCCAGGAGGTCTTGTATTATGGTCGGACTGATCATCATGTGTTTGTCGCTGGGGCTGAGCAGTTTGAGCACGACGGTGCCGCATTTGATTGCGAGCCAGGGCGTGTTCTATGCGATTGGGGGCGCCATGTGCTACAGCCCTGCGATTACATTTATGGACGAGTGA
- a CDS encoding phosphate transporter (Pho88), whose protein sequence is MAISPQITNLVIILGFMQISKKIPFDDPNVLNGVRALYIVSNIIIAAIYFYVQMQINKKNDMTVVKYVEPAPMGSGEEPKFVATTVKAYDLQQLRALFKGQMMGVGMMAVMHLYMKYSNPLLIQSIIPLKGAFEGNLVKVHLFGQPATGELARPWKAAAGFMGAMQGGEIKTDKKSVEAAERAGRGGVKDE, encoded by the exons ATGGCCATCTCGCCGCAAAT CACCAACCTGGTCATCATCCT GGGGTTCATGCAGATCTCCAAGAAGATCCCCTTCGATGACCCCAACGTGCTGAACGGCGTGCGCGCGCTGTACATTGTCTCCAACATCATCATCGCCGCCATCTACTTCTACGTCCAGATGCAGATCAACAAGAAGAATG ACATGACCGTCGTCAAGTACGTCGAGCCCGCCCCCATGGGATCCGGCGAGGAGCCCAAGTTCGTCGCAACCACCGTCAAGGCCTACGATCTCCAGCAGCTGCGCGCCCTCTTCAAGGGCCAGATGATGGGTGTCGGCATGATGGCCGTCATGCACCTCTACATGAAGTACAGCAACCCGCTCCTCATCCAGTCCATCATCCCCCTCAAGGGTGCCTTCGAGGGCAACCTCGTCAAGGTCCACCTCTTCGGCCAGCCCGCGACCGGCGAACTGGCCAGGCCCTGGAAGGCCGCCGCCGGCTTCATGGGCGCCATGCAGGGTGGCGAGATCAAGACCGACAAGAAGAGCGTCGAGGCCGCTGAGCGTGCTGGCCGTGGCGGCGTCAAGGACGAGTAA